In the Ciconia boyciana chromosome 23, ASM3463844v1, whole genome shotgun sequence genome, one interval contains:
- the CTTNBP2NL gene encoding CTTNBP2 N-terminal-like protein isoform X2, giving the protein MALQRDFETLKEGNHGEKQPVCSNPLSILKVVMKHCKNMQERMLSQLAAAESRHRKVILDLEEERQRHAQDTAEGDDVTYMLEKERERLTQQLEFEKSQVKKFEKEQKKLSSQLEEERARHKQLSSMLVVECKKATAKAAEEGQKTAELSLKLEKEKSKVSKLEEELASKRKRGLQMEAQVEKQLSEFDIEREQLKAKLNREENRTKALKEEVECLKKALKELEASCQEHSPAESLQPSPSVMSRGVATDSPTVKSVSCQTECLQADRANPASTSKAVHAVFPSPTTPTHSYAKSNGHCDTDMQTGSELLQTSAAENQVQKEKSAGAASENAVENGSSPVRTESPVHLMSQLPSSGVSLSPSGTAASSLTPSPCSSPVLTKRLVGASASSPGYQSSYQVGINQRFHAARHKFQSQAEQDHQSSGLQSPPSRDLSPTLADNSAAKQLARNTVTQVLSRFTSQQGPIKPVSPNSSPFGTDYRNLANAVSPKNESGHSPSPGKVSSPLSPLSPGIKSPTIPRAERGNPPPIPPKKPGLAQSPAAPAPLTKTSSQASSLGAPMDVASSCSSSTVVSNGKDIEILLPTSS; this is encoded by the exons ATGGCTTTGCAGAGGGATTTTGAGACCCTGAAAGAGGGAAACCATGGTGAAAAGCAACCAGTATGCTCCAATCCGTTATCTATTTTGAAAGTGGTGATGAAACATTGCAAGAATATGCAGGAAAGAATGTTATCCCAACtagctgctgcagaaagcaggcaCAGAAAG GTGATACTGGACCTGGAGGAGGAGCGACAGCGGCACGCCCAGGACACGGCGGAGGGGGATGATGTCACCTACATGCTGGAGAAGGAGCGGGAGCGGCTCACCCAGCAG TTGGAGTTTGAAAAATCCCAAgtgaaaaagtttgaaaaagaacagaagaagcTGTCAagccagctggaggaggaaagggcaCGCCACAAGCAACTGTCTTCCATGCTTGTAGTGGAGTGCAAGAAAGCCACTGCCAAAGCAGCTGAAGAGGGGCAGAAGACAGCAGAATTGAGCTTGAAattggaaaaagagaagagtaaGGTGAGTAAACTGGAAGAGGAGCTGGCGTCCAAGAGGAAGCGGGGTTTACAGATGGAAGCACAAGTAGAAAAGCAGCTCTCAGAGTTTGACATTGAAAGAGAACAGCTGAAAGCCAAgctgaacagagaagaaaaccgTACAAAAGCACTCAAAGAAGAGGTGGAATGTCTGAAGAAAGCCCTGAAAGAGCTGGAGGCTTCTTGCCAGGAGCACAGTCCTGCCGAGTCTTTGCAGCCAAGCCCCTCAGTGATGTCCAGAGGTGTTGCAACTGACAGTCCCACAGTGAAGTCTGTGTCTTGCCAGACAGAGTGTCTGCAGGCAGACCGAGCAAATCCTGCCAGCACAAGCAAAGCTGTGCACGCCGTGTTTCCCAGCCCTACTACACCTACTCATTCCTATGCAAAATCCAACGGTCATTGTGACACAGACATGCAGACGGGTAGTGAGCTACTGCAGACCAGTGCAGCAGAGAACCAAGTCCAAAAGGAGAAATCTGCTGGTGCAGCCTCAGAAAACGCAGTTGAGAATGGAAGTTCTCCTGTAAGAACAGAGTCACCGGTGCATCTGATGTCCCAGCTCCCTTCTAGTGGGGTCTCCCTGTCTCCCAGCGGCACAGCTGCCTCCTCTCTAACGCCTTCGCCCTGCTCCTCACCAGTGCTGACTAAACGCTTAGTGGGAGCTTCAGCAAGCAGCCCTGGTTACCAGTCATCCTACCAGGTGGGGATCAATCAGCGCTTCCATGCAGCTCGGCACAAGTTTCAGTCTCAAGCTGAACAGGACCACCAGTCAAGTGGTCTGCAGAGCCCACCGTCACGGGATTTGTCTCCTACTCTAGCAGATAACTCTGCCGCTAAGCAGTTGGCCCGCAATACAGTCACTCAGGTCCTTTCCAGATTTACCAGCCAGCAGGGACCTATTAAACCCGTCTCCCCTAACAGCTCACCTTTTGGCACGGACTATCGAAATCTGGCAAATGCTGTGAGCCCCAAAAACGAATCTGGTCACTCTCCAAGCCCTGGCAAGGTTTCCAGTCCACTAAGCCCGTTGTCTCCTGGCATTAAGTCACCGACCATTCCTAGAGCAGAAAGAGGGAACCCTCCACCCATTCCTCCAAAGAAACCCGGCCTCGCTCAGTcacctgctgctcctgctccgcTAACCAAAACCTCTTCCCAGGCATCCTCTCTGGGTGCCCCCATGGACGTGGCAAGTAGCTGCTCTAGCAGCACCGTGGTGTCAAATGGCAAAGACATTGAGATACTCCTGCCAACGAGCAGCTAG
- the CTTNBP2NL gene encoding CTTNBP2 N-terminal-like protein isoform X1 — translation MNLEKLSKPELLTLFSILEGELEARDLVIEALKAQHRDTFIEERYGKYNISDPLMALQRDFETLKEGNHGEKQPVCSNPLSILKVVMKHCKNMQERMLSQLAAAESRHRKVILDLEEERQRHAQDTAEGDDVTYMLEKERERLTQQLEFEKSQVKKFEKEQKKLSSQLEEERARHKQLSSMLVVECKKATAKAAEEGQKTAELSLKLEKEKSKVSKLEEELASKRKRGLQMEAQVEKQLSEFDIEREQLKAKLNREENRTKALKEEVECLKKALKELEASCQEHSPAESLQPSPSVMSRGVATDSPTVKSVSCQTECLQADRANPASTSKAVHAVFPSPTTPTHSYAKSNGHCDTDMQTGSELLQTSAAENQVQKEKSAGAASENAVENGSSPVRTESPVHLMSQLPSSGVSLSPSGTAASSLTPSPCSSPVLTKRLVGASASSPGYQSSYQVGINQRFHAARHKFQSQAEQDHQSSGLQSPPSRDLSPTLADNSAAKQLARNTVTQVLSRFTSQQGPIKPVSPNSSPFGTDYRNLANAVSPKNESGHSPSPGKVSSPLSPLSPGIKSPTIPRAERGNPPPIPPKKPGLAQSPAAPAPLTKTSSQASSLGAPMDVASSCSSSTVVSNGKDIEILLPTSS, via the exons GCCCAGCATAGAGACACGTTCATTGAAGAACGCTATGGGAAGTATAACATCAGTGATCCATTAATGGCTTTGCAGAGGGATTTTGAGACCCTGAAAGAGGGAAACCATGGTGAAAAGCAACCAGTATGCTCCAATCCGTTATCTATTTTGAAAGTGGTGATGAAACATTGCAAGAATATGCAGGAAAGAATGTTATCCCAACtagctgctgcagaaagcaggcaCAGAAAG GTGATACTGGACCTGGAGGAGGAGCGACAGCGGCACGCCCAGGACACGGCGGAGGGGGATGATGTCACCTACATGCTGGAGAAGGAGCGGGAGCGGCTCACCCAGCAG TTGGAGTTTGAAAAATCCCAAgtgaaaaagtttgaaaaagaacagaagaagcTGTCAagccagctggaggaggaaagggcaCGCCACAAGCAACTGTCTTCCATGCTTGTAGTGGAGTGCAAGAAAGCCACTGCCAAAGCAGCTGAAGAGGGGCAGAAGACAGCAGAATTGAGCTTGAAattggaaaaagagaagagtaaGGTGAGTAAACTGGAAGAGGAGCTGGCGTCCAAGAGGAAGCGGGGTTTACAGATGGAAGCACAAGTAGAAAAGCAGCTCTCAGAGTTTGACATTGAAAGAGAACAGCTGAAAGCCAAgctgaacagagaagaaaaccgTACAAAAGCACTCAAAGAAGAGGTGGAATGTCTGAAGAAAGCCCTGAAAGAGCTGGAGGCTTCTTGCCAGGAGCACAGTCCTGCCGAGTCTTTGCAGCCAAGCCCCTCAGTGATGTCCAGAGGTGTTGCAACTGACAGTCCCACAGTGAAGTCTGTGTCTTGCCAGACAGAGTGTCTGCAGGCAGACCGAGCAAATCCTGCCAGCACAAGCAAAGCTGTGCACGCCGTGTTTCCCAGCCCTACTACACCTACTCATTCCTATGCAAAATCCAACGGTCATTGTGACACAGACATGCAGACGGGTAGTGAGCTACTGCAGACCAGTGCAGCAGAGAACCAAGTCCAAAAGGAGAAATCTGCTGGTGCAGCCTCAGAAAACGCAGTTGAGAATGGAAGTTCTCCTGTAAGAACAGAGTCACCGGTGCATCTGATGTCCCAGCTCCCTTCTAGTGGGGTCTCCCTGTCTCCCAGCGGCACAGCTGCCTCCTCTCTAACGCCTTCGCCCTGCTCCTCACCAGTGCTGACTAAACGCTTAGTGGGAGCTTCAGCAAGCAGCCCTGGTTACCAGTCATCCTACCAGGTGGGGATCAATCAGCGCTTCCATGCAGCTCGGCACAAGTTTCAGTCTCAAGCTGAACAGGACCACCAGTCAAGTGGTCTGCAGAGCCCACCGTCACGGGATTTGTCTCCTACTCTAGCAGATAACTCTGCCGCTAAGCAGTTGGCCCGCAATACAGTCACTCAGGTCCTTTCCAGATTTACCAGCCAGCAGGGACCTATTAAACCCGTCTCCCCTAACAGCTCACCTTTTGGCACGGACTATCGAAATCTGGCAAATGCTGTGAGCCCCAAAAACGAATCTGGTCACTCTCCAAGCCCTGGCAAGGTTTCCAGTCCACTAAGCCCGTTGTCTCCTGGCATTAAGTCACCGACCATTCCTAGAGCAGAAAGAGGGAACCCTCCACCCATTCCTCCAAAGAAACCCGGCCTCGCTCAGTcacctgctgctcctgctccgcTAACCAAAACCTCTTCCCAGGCATCCTCTCTGGGTGCCCCCATGGACGTGGCAAGTAGCTGCTCTAGCAGCACCGTGGTGTCAAATGGCAAAGACATTGAGATACTCCTGCCAACGAGCAGCTAG